The following proteins are encoded in a genomic region of Pikeienuella piscinae:
- a CDS encoding response regulator, translated as MEGVARLLEAISALLWPMAAIVIMFLLLPVIRAVIAKREFSLEIGGFKFSAQKATEKIQQQLADLQAKIVALETGGEVSGKGEKPFAEGPIRRLSILWVDDHPSNNAFEAVSFRRDGHTVHQVSGTREALGALRAGGVDIVISDMGHLEDGARDPEAGMKLLREMRGKGDETPLAFYTTRATARRWAGEARELGAITMTDSFTTLCATIKRRFTSAEKGG; from the coding sequence ATGGAGGGCGTCGCCCGGCTTCTCGAGGCCATCAGCGCGTTGCTCTGGCCGATGGCGGCGATCGTCATCATGTTTCTGCTCCTGCCGGTGATCCGCGCGGTGATCGCCAAGAGGGAGTTCTCGCTGGAGATCGGCGGGTTCAAGTTCTCCGCACAGAAGGCGACCGAGAAAATTCAGCAGCAGCTCGCCGACCTTCAGGCCAAGATCGTGGCGCTGGAGACCGGCGGCGAAGTCTCTGGAAAGGGCGAAAAACCGTTCGCGGAAGGCCCCATTCGGCGCCTGTCGATCCTCTGGGTGGACGATCACCCCTCCAACAATGCGTTCGAAGCGGTAAGCTTCCGTCGCGACGGGCACACCGTGCATCAGGTTTCCGGCACGAGGGAGGCGCTGGGCGCGCTCCGCGCCGGTGGCGTCGATATCGTCATCTCCGACATGGGGCATCTGGAAGACGGCGCCAGGGACCCGGAGGCCGGCATGAAGTTACTGCGTGAGATGCGCGGGAAGGGCGACGAGACCCCCCTTGCTTTCTACACCACACGGGCCACCGCGCGACGCTGGGCCGGCGAGGCGCGGGAGCTTGGGGCGATCACGATGACGGATTCCTTCACCACGTTGTGCGCGACAATCAAGCGGCGCTTCACGAGCGCCGAGAAAGGCGGCTGA
- the glcF gene encoding glycolate oxidase subunit GlcF: MQTNFTAEQLQNPLVARSNKILRTCVHCGFCTATCPTYQVLGDELDSPRGRIYLIKDMLEAGRPADEKTVKHIDRCLSCLACMTTCPSGVHYMHLVDHAREHIEKTYKRPLGDRALRWLLARILPYPTRFRFAMLGARLAKPFARLLPGKLGAMIAFAPPSMPSPSRMEEPQVHPAKGARKMRVALLTGCAQRALNTDINEATIRLLTRLGVEVVIANGAGCCGALTHHMGKTVESHAFAAKNIDAWTREAEGEELDAIVINTSGCGTTVKDYGHMFSADPAYAERAAKVANLAQDITEVLMKLDLPLADGVPKPRVGYHAACSLQHGQQIKDHPKTLLRRAGFEVAEPADAHLCCGSAGTYNLMQPEISTQLKERKVATLAAIRPEVIAAGNIGCMMQIGSAMEVPVVHTVELLDWATGGPKPPALS; this comes from the coding sequence ATGCAGACCAATTTCACCGCTGAGCAACTTCAGAACCCGTTGGTCGCTCGTTCGAATAAGATCCTGCGGACTTGCGTCCATTGCGGGTTTTGCACGGCGACCTGTCCGACATACCAGGTTCTGGGCGATGAACTCGACAGCCCGCGCGGGCGCATCTACCTGATCAAGGACATGCTGGAGGCCGGCCGTCCGGCGGATGAGAAGACGGTGAAGCATATCGACCGCTGTCTCTCCTGCCTCGCCTGCATGACGACCTGCCCGTCGGGCGTCCATTACATGCATCTTGTCGATCACGCGCGCGAGCATATCGAGAAGACCTACAAGCGACCGCTCGGCGACCGGGCGCTGCGCTGGCTTCTGGCGCGGATACTGCCCTATCCGACCCGGTTCCGCTTCGCGATGCTCGGCGCGCGCTTGGCCAAACCCTTTGCGCGGCTCCTGCCCGGCAAGCTCGGCGCGATGATCGCCTTCGCGCCCCCGTCGATGCCGAGCCCGAGCCGGATGGAGGAGCCGCAGGTTCACCCGGCGAAGGGCGCGCGCAAGATGCGCGTCGCGCTGCTCACCGGCTGCGCGCAGCGGGCGCTCAACACCGATATCAACGAGGCGACGATAAGGTTGCTGACCCGGCTCGGCGTGGAGGTGGTGATCGCGAATGGCGCGGGCTGCTGCGGCGCGCTCACCCATCATATGGGCAAGACCGTGGAGAGCCACGCCTTCGCCGCGAAGAACATCGACGCCTGGACGCGCGAAGCCGAAGGCGAGGAACTGGACGCCATCGTGATCAACACCTCTGGCTGCGGGACGACGGTCAAGGATTACGGTCATATGTTCAGCGCTGACCCGGCTTACGCCGAGAGGGCGGCGAAGGTCGCGAACCTGGCGCAGGACATCACGGAAGTGCTGATGAAACTCGATCTGCCATTGGCTGACGGCGTTCCGAAACCGCGAGTCGGCTACCACGCGGCCTGTTCGCTCCAGCACGGCCAACAGATCAAGGATCATCCGAAGACGCTGTTGCGCCGCGCAGGCTTCGAGGTCGCGGAGCCCGCGGACGCGCATCTCTGCTGCGGTTCCGCCGGAACCTATAACCTGATGCAGCCGGAGATCAGCACACAGTTGAAAGAGCGCAAGGTCGCCACGCTCGCGGCGATCCGGCCCGAGGTGATCGCGGCGGGCAATATCGGCTGCATGATGCAGATCGGATCGGCGATGGAGGTTCCAGTGGTTCACACGGTCGAACTTCTCGACTGGGCGACCGGAGGGCCTAAGCCGCCCGCGCTTTCGTGA
- a CDS encoding trypsin-like serine peptidase: MRLAFVLLLLPFAAAAGGRVMLDADSQAAWNGVGRLNLGDGFCTGALVAPDLVVTAAHCFYSPATGVARSPERVHFVAGYRLGRYQGHARAASVTFHPDYAFSAETGAASIAADLALARLVSPIDGAAPFGVAPGLAAGDKVAILSYGRDRPEIPSIQSPCGVAARSGAMAVLDCDVTYGVSGAPVFLLVGGEWRIAAVISAMGEWRGAPRAFAVVLEDALGAMLAASRMGLKAGKRPPK, from the coding sequence GTGAGGCTGGCGTTCGTTCTGCTTCTTCTGCCTTTCGCCGCCGCCGCGGGTGGACGGGTGATGCTGGACGCGGACTCGCAGGCGGCGTGGAACGGCGTTGGCCGGCTCAACCTCGGGGACGGATTCTGCACCGGCGCGCTGGTGGCGCCCGATCTCGTGGTTACCGCCGCGCATTGCTTCTACTCACCGGCGACCGGGGTCGCGCGCTCGCCCGAACGGGTGCATTTCGTCGCCGGCTATCGGCTCGGCCGCTACCAGGGTCACGCCCGCGCCGCCAGCGTGACGTTTCATCCCGACTATGCTTTCAGCGCCGAGACAGGCGCGGCTTCGATCGCCGCGGATCTCGCGCTTGCGCGGCTCGTTTCACCGATCGACGGCGCCGCGCCCTTCGGCGTCGCGCCTGGGCTGGCGGCGGGAGACAAGGTGGCGATCCTTTCCTATGGTCGCGACCGGCCGGAGATTCCGTCGATCCAGTCGCCGTGCGGCGTCGCTGCTCGGAGCGGCGCGATGGCGGTGCTGGATTGCGACGTGACCTACGGCGTTTCGGGCGCGCCCGTCTTCCTGCTGGTGGGCGGAGAGTGGCGGATCGCCGCCGTAATCTCGGCGATGGGGGAGTGGCGGGGCGCGCCGCGTGCTTTCGCCGTGGTGCTGGAAGATGCGCTTGGCGCGATGCTTGCCGCGTCCCGAATGGGCTTGAAAGCCGGAAAACGACCTCCCAAATAG
- a CDS encoding Hsp20 family protein yields MRNFDLTPLYRSTVGFDRFASMLDQVLTQESAQPGYPPYNIEKTGDDAYRITLAVAGFAMGDLDIEAREGVLVVKGGKAPADGDDAPVYLHRGIAERSFERRFQLADHVNATGAALENGLLHIDLVRELPEALKPRRIEIGGRKAIEGKRKAKADA; encoded by the coding sequence ATGCGCAACTTTGACCTCACCCCGCTATATCGCTCGACCGTCGGTTTCGACCGCTTCGCGAGCATGCTCGACCAGGTTCTGACCCAGGAATCCGCGCAGCCGGGCTATCCCCCCTATAATATCGAGAAGACCGGCGATGACGCCTATCGCATCACGCTCGCGGTGGCCGGATTCGCGATGGGCGATCTCGATATCGAGGCGCGCGAAGGCGTGCTGGTCGTCAAGGGCGGCAAGGCCCCGGCCGATGGCGACGACGCCCCGGTCTATCTCCACCGCGGCATCGCCGAGCGAAGCTTCGAGCGCCGCTTCCAACTCGCCGACCACGTGAACGCCACTGGCGCGGCGTTGGAGAACGGCTTGCTGCACATCGATCTCGTCCGTGAACTTCCGGAGGCGCTGAAGCCGCGCAGAATCGAGATCGGCGGCCGCAAGGCGATCGAAGGCAAGCGCAAGGCGAAAGCCGACGCGTGA
- a CDS encoding AMP-binding protein, translating to MGDHVAPPEALDTLPKLLEWNATSRANAPASREKEFGIWQSFTWAEVRDEVRALALGLRTLGLGAGDRVAIIGANRPRLYWSMPAIQMCGATPVPVYQDSVAEEMQFVLEHAGVRFAIVEDQEQVDKVLSVGDKLPDLERIVYSDPRGLRKYDHERLHRYDEVQKAGRAAEAEHGAEIDALIATAKGSDTCIILYTSGTTGKPKGVVLSNDNILSAARSSAVFDDLRQTDSVLAYLPMAWVGDFIFSVGQAYVCGFSVACPESPDTMLLDLREIGPSYYFAPPRIYESLLTTVMIRMEDAGRLKRWLFNYFMKHAEDVGPKILDGRAVGLLDRLKYRLGDILIYGPLKNTLGMSNIRLGYTAGEAIGPEIFRFYRALGINLKQLYGQTEASVFITAQPNGEVRADTVGTPTPGVELRIDEKGEVWYRSPGVFVEYYRQPEKTAETKDKDGWVATGDAGFIEKETGHLRIIDRAKDVGKMADGGLFAPKYVENKLKYYPNILEAVVFGAGRDRCSAFLNIDLGSVGNWAERNNIAYGSYTELAQHPKVYEMMRSHVDEVNRSLAADEMLSGCQIHRFLVLHKQLDADDGELTRTQKVRRPTITERYEPLIEALYSDAEEVFAETEVTYEDGRKGKISAVLKIADMEAYPPVRKAAA from the coding sequence TTGGGCGATCATGTCGCGCCGCCAGAGGCGCTGGACACCTTGCCGAAACTTCTCGAATGGAACGCGACATCGCGCGCCAATGCGCCAGCGAGTCGCGAGAAGGAATTCGGCATCTGGCAAAGCTTCACCTGGGCCGAGGTTCGCGATGAGGTGCGCGCCCTCGCGCTCGGACTGCGCACGCTTGGTCTCGGCGCCGGGGACAGGGTGGCGATCATCGGCGCCAACCGTCCACGGCTCTACTGGTCGATGCCGGCTATCCAGATGTGCGGCGCGACGCCAGTGCCAGTCTATCAGGACAGCGTCGCGGAGGAGATGCAGTTCGTTCTCGAACATGCCGGGGTCCGCTTCGCCATCGTCGAGGATCAGGAGCAGGTCGACAAGGTGCTCTCGGTTGGCGACAAGCTGCCCGATCTGGAGCGGATCGTCTATTCGGACCCGCGGGGCCTGCGGAAATACGATCACGAGCGCCTTCATCGCTATGACGAGGTTCAGAAGGCCGGCCGCGCGGCGGAGGCGGAGCACGGGGCCGAGATCGACGCGCTGATTGCGACGGCGAAGGGCTCCGACACTTGCATCATCCTCTACACGTCCGGCACCACGGGCAAGCCGAAGGGCGTCGTTCTTTCCAACGACAATATTCTGTCGGCGGCGCGGTCCTCGGCGGTTTTCGACGATCTGAGGCAGACCGACAGCGTTCTCGCCTATCTGCCGATGGCGTGGGTTGGCGATTTCATCTTCTCGGTCGGTCAGGCCTATGTATGCGGCTTTTCGGTCGCCTGCCCGGAAAGCCCGGACACGATGCTGCTCGATCTTCGCGAGATCGGGCCGAGTTATTATTTCGCGCCGCCGCGCATCTACGAAAGCCTTTTGACCACGGTGATGATCCGTATGGAGGACGCCGGGCGTCTGAAGCGATGGCTCTTCAATTACTTCATGAAACACGCGGAGGATGTCGGCCCGAAGATCCTGGACGGGCGCGCGGTCGGCCTTCTCGATCGGTTGAAATACCGGCTCGGCGATATCCTGATCTACGGGCCGCTGAAGAACACGCTCGGCATGTCGAACATCCGGCTCGGCTACACCGCCGGCGAAGCGATCGGCCCTGAGATCTTCCGGTTCTATCGCGCGCTTGGCATCAACCTGAAACAGCTCTACGGACAGACCGAGGCCAGCGTCTTCATCACCGCGCAGCCGAATGGCGAGGTCCGCGCCGACACGGTCGGCACGCCGACGCCGGGGGTCGAGCTTCGGATCGATGAGAAGGGCGAGGTCTGGTATCGCAGCCCCGGCGTTTTCGTGGAGTATTACAGGCAGCCCGAAAAGACCGCCGAAACCAAAGACAAGGATGGCTGGGTCGCCACCGGCGACGCCGGTTTCATCGAGAAGGAGACAGGGCACCTCAGGATCATCGACCGGGCGAAGGATGTCGGCAAGATGGCCGATGGCGGGCTGTTCGCGCCAAAATACGTCGAGAACAAGCTGAAATACTATCCCAACATCCTCGAAGCCGTGGTTTTCGGCGCGGGGCGCGACAGGTGCAGCGCGTTCCTGAATATCGATCTCGGCTCGGTCGGCAACTGGGCCGAGCGCAATAACATCGCCTATGGATCCTATACCGAATTGGCGCAGCATCCGAAGGTCTACGAGATGATGCGAAGCCATGTTGATGAGGTGAACCGTTCGCTCGCCGCCGACGAGATGCTTTCCGGCTGCCAGATTCATCGCTTTCTGGTGCTTCACAAGCAACTTGATGCTGACGATGGCGAGTTGACCCGCACGCAGAAAGTGCGCCGTCCGACGATCACCGAACGCTACGAGCCGCTGATCGAAGCGCTCTACTCCGACGCGGAGGAGGTCTTCGCCGAGACCGAAGTCACCTATGAGGACGGTCGCAAGGGCAAGATCTCGGCGGTGCTGAAGATCGCCGACATGGAGGCCTACCCGCCGGTCCGGAAGGCCGCCGCGTGA
- a CDS encoding ABC transporter ATP-binding protein, which translates to MNNPSHGFVTPDGRRIGGPVLEVRNITLRFGGVVALSNISFDVLEGEIRAIIGPNGAGKSSMLNVINGFYHPQEGEVWYRGAKREPLKPYQIAHQGVARTFQNIALFKGMTTLDNIMSGRLTKMKAGMLSQALWFGKAEAEEVAHREAVEKIIDFLEIQGIRKTPVGRLPYGLQKRVELGRALAADPSLLLLDEPMAGMNVEEKEDMCRFILDVNDEFGTTIALIEHDMGVVMDIADRVVVLDYGRKIGDGPPDEVRRNQDVIDAYLGVSHD; encoded by the coding sequence GTGAACAACCCGAGTCATGGCTTCGTCACCCCTGACGGCCGCCGGATCGGCGGGCCGGTGCTGGAGGTGCGGAACATCACGCTCCGTTTCGGCGGCGTCGTCGCGCTGTCCAATATCTCCTTCGACGTCCTAGAAGGTGAGATTCGCGCGATCATCGGGCCAAACGGGGCCGGCAAGTCCTCCATGCTGAACGTGATCAACGGATTCTATCACCCACAGGAGGGCGAGGTCTGGTATCGCGGCGCGAAGCGCGAGCCGCTGAAGCCCTATCAGATCGCCCATCAGGGCGTCGCCCGCACCTTCCAGAATATCGCGCTCTTCAAGGGCATGACGACGCTCGACAACATCATGTCCGGGCGGCTCACCAAGATGAAGGCCGGGATGCTGTCGCAGGCGCTCTGGTTCGGCAAAGCCGAGGCCGAGGAGGTCGCGCATCGGGAGGCGGTCGAGAAGATCATTGATTTCCTGGAGATACAGGGGATCCGCAAAACCCCGGTCGGACGGCTCCCATATGGTCTGCAGAAGCGGGTCGAACTCGGCCGGGCGCTGGCGGCGGACCCGTCGCTCCTGTTGCTCGATGAGCCGATGGCGGGCATGAATGTCGAGGAAAAGGAGGACATGTGCCGTTTCATCCTCGATGTGAACGATGAGTTTGGCACCACGATCGCGCTGATCGAGCATGACATGGGCGTGGTGATGGACATCGCCGATCGCGTCGTCGTGCTGGATTACGGTCGCAAGATCGGCGACGGCCCGCCCGACGAGGTGCGGCGCAATCAGGATGTGATCGACGCCTACCTGGGGGTGAGCCATGACTGA
- a CDS encoding branched-chain amino acid ABC transporter permease, with the protein MDPVILYTIEVILNGLMTGVMYSLVALGFVLIFKSSGIFNYSQGVMALFAALTLVGLQTGQVPFAHLINAIFGVHLEYFGWTLPSVLAILGSLAVMILFAFLVERLILKHLVNQDPIILFMATIGLAYFMEGFGDLLWGADIKTLDIGIPQGGSFWLEDRTIGLAAEGSNYYGMYIDLLDVWATVVAVILVIGLTVFSQYTKTGRALRAVADDHQAALSVGISLRAIWVIVWSIAGFVALVAGIMWGAKSGVQFSLSLIALKALPVLMLGGFTSIPGAIVGGLIIGVGEKLFEFWIGPLIGGATENWFAYVLALLFLVFRPQGLFGDKIIERV; encoded by the coding sequence ATGGACCCGGTCATTCTCTACACGATTGAGGTGATCCTCAACGGGTTGATGACCGGGGTGATGTATTCACTTGTGGCGCTCGGCTTCGTGCTGATCTTCAAGTCTTCAGGAATTTTCAATTATAGCCAGGGCGTCATGGCGCTGTTCGCGGCGCTGACGCTGGTCGGGCTGCAGACCGGGCAGGTACCGTTCGCGCATCTCATCAACGCGATCTTCGGCGTGCATCTCGAATATTTCGGCTGGACGCTGCCCTCGGTCCTCGCGATTCTCGGTTCGCTCGCGGTGATGATCCTGTTCGCGTTCCTGGTCGAGCGGCTGATCCTCAAGCACCTGGTGAACCAGGATCCGATCATCCTTTTCATGGCCACGATCGGCCTCGCCTATTTCATGGAGGGGTTCGGCGATCTGCTGTGGGGCGCCGATATCAAGACGCTCGATATCGGCATCCCGCAGGGCGGGTCGTTCTGGCTGGAGGACCGGACCATCGGCCTCGCGGCCGAAGGGTCGAACTATTACGGGATGTATATCGACCTGCTCGATGTCTGGGCGACGGTGGTCGCGGTCATCCTTGTGATCGGGCTGACGGTGTTTTCGCAATACACCAAGACAGGCCGCGCCCTGCGCGCAGTGGCGGACGATCACCAGGCGGCGCTCTCCGTGGGTATCTCGCTCCGGGCGATCTGGGTGATCGTCTGGTCCATCGCCGGCTTTGTCGCGCTGGTCGCGGGCATCATGTGGGGCGCCAAGTCCGGCGTTCAGTTTTCGCTCTCGCTGATCGCGCTGAAGGCGCTTCCGGTTTTGATGCTTGGCGGGTTCACCTCAATTCCCGGCGCCATCGTCGGCGGGCTGATCATCGGCGTCGGCGAAAAGCTCTTCGAATTCTGGATCGGCCCGTTGATCGGCGGGGCGACGGAGAACTGGTTCGCCTATGTGCTGGCGCTCCTCTTCCTCGTGTTTCGGCCGCAGGGTCTTTTCGGCGACAAGATCATCGAGAGGGTGTGA
- a CDS encoding VOC family protein yields the protein MAHQSRIGVIVIDCQTEDLTAALAFWKEALGCEGEIDDDGKYAQLHTGGQLRVLLQKVGHEPRVHLDIETDDREAERARLAAVGAKPLESIKTWHVMEAPTGHRFCIVGPQGGDFPAGAAEWED from the coding sequence ATGGCGCATCAATCCCGCATCGGTGTTATCGTGATCGACTGCCAGACCGAGGATTTGACCGCGGCGCTCGCCTTCTGGAAGGAAGCGCTTGGCTGCGAGGGCGAGATCGACGACGACGGCAAATACGCGCAGCTCCATACCGGGGGGCAATTGCGCGTCCTCCTGCAGAAGGTCGGGCACGAGCCGCGCGTCCATCTCGACATCGAGACCGACGACCGGGAAGCCGAGCGCGCGCGGCTCGCGGCTGTCGGCGCGAAGCCGCTGGAGAGCATCAAGACCTGGCACGTGATGGAGGCCCCGACCGGCCACCGGTTCTGCATTGTTGGTCCGCAGGGTGGGGATTTCCCCGCCGGCGCGGCGGAATGGGAAGACTGA
- a CDS encoding branched-chain amino acid ABC transporter permease, giving the protein MLYREAGDFKTSYAADGQTFPIAFDRWGYYVAIAVAFLVIPFIIDDYWEKSVLVPVLIYAMAALGLNILTGYCGQLSLGTGGFMAVGAYASYKLMTAFPELNIFFVILLSGGVTAGVGLLFGLPSLRIKGFYLAVATLAAQFFLVWLFNKVPWFYNYSATGQINAPTRTFFGIEVTGPSAAPWATYLFCLLFVFIFAWAARNLTRGRLGRQWMAIRDMDIAAEIIGVNPLMAKLSAFAISSFYIGVAGALFFTVYLGAAEVGEAFGIDKSFLVLFMIIIGGLGSILGSFIGAAFMVLLPVLLKNLFVGGLDWPTDVAAHLQLVISGGLIILFLIVEPHGLAQLWRLLKEKLRLWPFPH; this is encoded by the coding sequence ATGCTGTATCGCGAAGCCGGTGACTTCAAGACATCATACGCCGCCGACGGCCAGACCTTTCCGATCGCTTTCGACCGTTGGGGCTATTACGTGGCGATCGCGGTGGCGTTTCTGGTTATTCCATTCATTATTGACGACTACTGGGAGAAGTCGGTCCTCGTCCCGGTGCTGATTTATGCGATGGCGGCGCTCGGGCTCAACATTCTGACTGGCTATTGCGGGCAGCTTTCGCTCGGCACCGGCGGGTTCATGGCGGTCGGGGCCTACGCCTCCTACAAGTTGATGACCGCGTTTCCGGAGCTGAACATCTTCTTCGTCATCCTGCTCTCCGGCGGGGTGACGGCGGGGGTCGGGCTACTCTTCGGGTTGCCCTCGCTCAGGATCAAGGGGTTCTACCTGGCCGTGGCGACGCTGGCGGCGCAGTTCTTCCTGGTCTGGCTCTTCAACAAGGTGCCGTGGTTCTACAATTATTCCGCGACCGGGCAGATCAATGCGCCGACGCGCACTTTTTTCGGGATCGAGGTGACCGGGCCGTCGGCGGCGCCCTGGGCGACCTATCTGTTCTGCCTTCTCTTCGTGTTCATTTTCGCCTGGGCGGCGCGGAACCTGACGCGGGGTAGGCTGGGACGACAATGGATGGCGATCCGCGACATGGACATCGCGGCGGAGATCATCGGCGTGAATCCGCTGATGGCGAAACTCTCCGCCTTCGCGATCTCATCCTTTTACATCGGCGTCGCGGGTGCGCTCTTCTTCACTGTCTATCTCGGCGCGGCGGAGGTGGGCGAGGCGTTTGGCATCGACAAGTCGTTCCTCGTCCTTTTCATGATCATCATTGGCGGGCTCGGCTCGATTCTGGGCAGTTTCATTGGGGCGGCGTTCATGGTGCTTCTGCCGGTCCTCCTGAAAAACCTCTTTGTCGGCGGGCTCGACTGGCCGACGGATGTCGCCGCGCATCTTCAACTCGTCATTTCGGGCGGGCTGATCATCCTGTTCCTGATTGTCGAGCCGCACGGGCTTGCGCAATTGTGGCGATTACTGAAGGAAAAATTGAGATTGTGGCCGTTTCCGCACTAG